One region of Glycine max cultivar Williams 82 chromosome 9, Glycine_max_v4.0, whole genome shotgun sequence genomic DNA includes:
- the LOC100788233 gene encoding berberine bridge enzyme-like 21, which yields MATKPRLAYLPAIFVLLLVVFTSVTAQSPGPESSSLHDTFLQCLTKYTKNSSSQLSNIVFANTNPKFPTVLQNYIRNARFNTSSTPKPSLIVTPQKESHVQATVICAKSVNIQLKIRSGGHDYEGISYISDEPFIILDMFNFRRITVDIKNEVAVVQAGATLGEVYYRIWKKSKVHGFPAGVCPTVGVGGHFSGGGYGNMLRKYGLSVDNVIDAQIVDVKGNLLNRKTMGEDLFWAIRGGGGASFGVILSYTIKLVPVPETVTVFRVEKTLETNVTATDLVVQWQKVAPNTDDRLFMRLLLQPVSSKVVKGTITVRASVVALFLGGANEVVSILAKQFSLLGLKKENCTEVSWINSVLWWNDNNSLKNGVKPEALLDRNLNSAGFLKRKSDYVQNAISRDGLEWLFKRMIELGKTGLVFNPYGGKMSEIPSDATPFPHRKGNLYKIQYSVNWDDRSPGAALNFTNQAKRLFSYMTPFVSKNPRSAFLNYRDLDIGVNSFGENSFQEGVVYGTKYFNDNFQRLVKIKTIVDPENFFRNEQSIPVLRGKA from the coding sequence ATGGCAACAAAACCTCGTTTGGCTTATCTCCCTgccatttttgttcttcttctagTTGTCTTCACTTCTGTGACGGCACAATCCCCAGGGCCAGAATCTTCATCACTCCACGACACCTTCCTTCAATGCCTCACCAAATACACAAAAAACTCCTCATCTCAACTCTCCAACATAGTCTTCGCTAACACCAACCCCAAGTTCCCCACTGTCCTCCAAAACTACATCCGAAACGCGCGTTTCAACACCTCCTCCACCCCAAAGCCTTCACTCATCGTCACTCCCCAGAAAGAATCACACGTCCAAGCCACTGTAATCTGCGCCAAAAGCGTTAACATTCAACTCAAAATCAGAAGCGGAGGTCATGACTACGAGGGCATCTCGTACATCTCCGACGAACCCTTCATCATCCTCGACATGTTCAACTTTCGCAGAATAACGGTGGACATAAAAAACGAGGTTGCAGTGGTCCAAGCTGGAGCAACACTCGGAGAAGTTTATTACAGAATATGGAAAAAGAGTAAAGTTCATGGCTTTCCAGCAGGGGTGTGTCCCACTGTTGGCGTCGGTGGCCATTTCAGCGGTGGAGGGTACGGTAACATGCTGAGAAAATATGGCTTATCTGTTGATAATGTTATTGACGCTCAAATTGTTGATGTGAAAGGAAATCTTCTAAACAGAAAAACAATGGGAGAAGATCTCTTCTGGGCTATTAGAGGAGGTGGAGGAGCCAGTTTTGGTGTCATATTATCATACACTATTAAACTCGTTCCTGTGCCGGAAACGGTTACCGTTTTCCGCGTTGAGAAGACTCTTGAAACGAATGTCACTGCCACTGATCTTGTTGTGCAGTGGCAGAAAGTGGCGCCAAATACTGATGATAGGCTTTTCATGAGGCTGTTATTGCAGCCTGTGAGTTCCAAGGTTGTGAAGGGAACAATAACTGTTAGAGCCTCGGTTGTGGCTTTGTTCCTCGGAGGGGCTAATGAGGTTGTGTCGATTTTGGCTAAACAATTTTCGCTTCTAGGATTAAAAAAGGAGAATTGCACTGAGGTGAGTTGGATTAATTCTGTTCTGTGGTGGAACGACAACAATAGTTTGAAGAATGGTGTCAAACCTGAAGCCTTATTGGATAGGAATTTAAACTCTGCGGGTTTTCTCAAAAGAAAATCTGATTACGTTCAGAATGCCATTTCCAGAGATGGGTTGGAGTGGCTATTTAAAAGGATGATTGAGTTGGGAAAAACGGGGCTTGTTTTCAACCCTTATGGAGGAAAAATGTCTGAGATTCCTTCTGATGCGACGCCGTTTCCTCACCGAAAAGGGAACTTGTATAAGATTCAGTATTCTGTGAACTGGGATGATCGATCACCTGGTGCTGCTCTAAATTTCACAAACCAGGCTAAGAGGTTGTTCAGTTACATGACCCCTTTTGTGTCCAAGAATCCCAGAAGTGCGTTTTTGAATTATAGAGACCTTGATATTGGGGTTAACAGCTTTGGTGAGAATAGCTTTCAGGAAGGGGTGGTTTATGGGACCAAGTACTTCAATGACAATTTTCAGAGGCTTGTGAAGATTAAGACCATTGTTGATCCGGAAAACTTTTTCAGGAATGAACAGAGTATCCCTGTTCTTCGTGGCAAAGCATAG
- the LOC100797188 gene encoding berberine bridge enzyme-like 21: MAKPSLAYLSAAFVFLSVFSSLSARSPNPSLYDTFLHCLTQHTNPSTQLSNIVFANTDSKFPTVLENYIRNARFNTSSTPKPLLIVTPLVESHVQAAVICAKSVNIQLKIRSGGHDYEGISYISQKPFILLDMSNLRKITVDVKNELAVVQAGAILGELYFRIWEKSKLHGFPAAVCPTVGVGGHISGGGYGNMLRKYGLSVDNVIDAQIVDVKGNLLNRKTMGEDLFWAIRGGGGASFGVIVSFTIKLVPVPETVTFFRIDKTLEQNATDLVLQWQQVAPTTDDRLFMRLLLAPSGKTARASVVALFLGGANEVVSILEKEFPLLGLKKDNCTEVSWIDSVIWWNDDEAFKNGAKPETLLDRHLNSAPFLKRKSDYVQNAIPREGLELIWKKMIELGKTGLVFNPYGGKMAQIPSDATPFPHRKGNLFKVQYSVTWSDSSPAAAQNFLNQTRILYSEMTPYVSKSPRSAFLNYRDIDIGTNSFGKNSFQEGKVYGAKYFNDNFQRLVKVKTAVDPENFFRNEQSIPVSPIKA; the protein is encoded by the coding sequence ATGGCGAAACCTAGTTTGGCCTATCTTTCAGCCGCTTTTGTTTTTCTGTCTGTTTTCAGTTCATTGTCGGCACGATCCCCAAATCCCTCACTTTATGATACTTTTCTTCACTGCCTCACGCAACATACAAACCCCTCAACCCAACTCTCCAACATAGTTTTCGCCAATACCGACTCCAAATTCCCCACTGTGCTTGAAAACTACATCCGAAACGCCCGTTTCAACACCTCCTCAACGCCGAAGCCATTACTCATCGTCACTCCCCTGGTAGAATCGCACGTCCAGGCTGCTGTAATATGTGCCAAAAGTGTCAACATTCAACTCAAAATCAGAAGTGGAGGCCATGATTATGAGGGCATCTCGTACATCTCCCAGAAACCCTTTATCCTCCTCGACATGTCCAACCTTCGTAAGATCACCGTTGACGTTAAAAATGAGCTTGCCGTGGTCCAAGCCGGTGCCATTCTTGGCGAGCTTTATTTTAGGATCTGGGAAAAGAGTAAGCTTCATGGCTTCCCTGCAGCGGTGTGTCCCACTGTTGGCGTTGGTGGCCATATCAGCGGAGGAGGGTACGGTAACATGTTGAGAAAATATGGCTTATCTGTTGATAATGTTATTGACGCTCAAATTGTTGATGTGAAAGGAAATCTTCTAAACAGAAAAACAATGGGGGAAGATCTTTTCTGGGCTATTAGAGGAGGTGGAGGGGCCAGTTTTGGTGTCATAGTGTCGTTTACGATTAAACTTGTTCCTGTGCCTGAAACAGTTACCTTTTTCCGCATTGACAAGACTTTGGAACAGAATGCCACTGACCTTGTGTTGCAGTGGCAGCAGGTGGCGCCAACCACTGATGACAGGCTTTTCATGAGGTTACTATTGGCGCCCAGTGGGAAAACCGCTAGAGCCTCGGTTGTGGCTTTGTTCCTCGGAGGGGCTAATGAGGTTGTGTCGATTTTGGAGAAGGAGTTTCCGCTTCTAGGGTTAAAGAAGGATAATTGCACTGAGGTGAGTTGGATTGATTCTGTTATCTGGTGGAATGATGATGAGGCTTTTAAAAATGGTGCCAAACCTGAAACCCTATTGGATCGACATCTCAACTCGGccccttttcttaaaagaaaatctGATTATGTTCAGAATGCTATTCCTAGAGAAGGGTTGGAGCTTATATGGAAGAAGATGATTGAGTTGGGGAAAACGGGGCTTGTTTTCAACCCTTATGGAGGGAAAATGGCTCAGATTCCTTCTGATGCGACTCCTTTTCCTCACCGTAAAGGGAACCTGTTCAAGGTTCAGTATTCTGTGACCTGGTCAGATTCATCACCTGCTGCGGCTCAGAATTTCTTAAATCAGACTAGGATTTTGTACAGTGAGATGACCCCATATGTGTCGAAGAGTCCCAGAAGTGCTTTTTTGAATTACAGGGATATTGATATTGGTACTAACAGCTTTGGTAAGAATAGCTTTCAAGAAGGGAAGGTTTATGGGGCCAAATACTTCAATGACAATTTTCAGAGGCTGGTCAAGGTTAAGACTGCGGTTGATCCGGAAAACTTTTTCAGGAATGAGCAGAGCATTCCTGTAAGTCCCATCAAAGCATAG
- the LOC100797739 gene encoding berberine bridge enzyme-like 21, giving the protein MAKPSLFYLSAAFVFLSVSSSLSARPPNPPIHDTFLQCLTQHANSTTPLADIVFDNTNPKFPIVLANYIRNAGFNTSSTTKPLLIVTPMVESHVQAAVLCAKSANVQLRIRSGGHDYEGLSYISPKPFILLDMSNLRTITVDVKNELAVVQAGAILGELYYRIWEKSKVHGFSAAVCPTVGVGGHISGGGYGTMLRKYGLSVDNVIDAQIVDVKGNLLNRKTMGEDLFWAIRGGGGASFGVIVSFTIKIVPVPETVTFFRVDRTLEQNATDLVLQWQQVAPTTDDRLFMRLLLSPSGKTATASVVALFLGGANELLPILDKQFPLLGLKKENCTEGRWIDSVIWFDDEEAFEKGAKPEVLLERNPNWALFLKRKSDYVQNAIPREGLELLWKTIIEMGKTGLAFNPYGGKMSQILPDATPFPHRKGNLFKIQYSVTWSDPSPAAAQNFLNQTRVLYSVMTPYVSKNPRSAFLNYRDIDIGTNSFGKNSFEEGEVYGAKYFNANFQRLVKVKTAVDPENFFAYEQSIPVSPTKA; this is encoded by the coding sequence ATGGCGAAACCTAGTTTATTCTATCTTTCAGCTGCTTTTGTTTTTCTGTCTGTTTCCAGTTCGTTGTCGGCACGACCCCCAAATCCCCCAATCCATGACACTTTTCTTCAGTGCCTCACGCAACATGCAAACTCCACAACCCCACTTGCCGACATAGTTTTCGACAACACAAACCCCAAATTCCCCATTGTGCTCGCAAACTACATCCGAAACGCCGGTTTTAACACCTCCTCCACGACGAAGCCATTACTCATCGTAACTCCCATGGTAGAATCCCATGTCCAGGCTGCTGTATTATGCGCCAAATCTGCCAACGTTCAACTCAGAATCAGAAGTGGAGGCCATGATTATGAGGGCCTCTCTTACATCTCCCCGAAACCCTTTATCCTCCTTGACATGTCCAACCTTCGCACGATCACCGTCGACGTTAAAAACGAGCTTGCCGTGGTCCAAGCCGGTGCCATTCTTGGCGAGCTTTATTATAGGATCTGGGAAAAGAGTAAGGTTCACGGCTTCTCTGCAGCGGTGTGTCCCACTGTTGGCGTTGGTGGCCATATCAGCGGAGGAGGGTATGGTACCATGTTGAGAAAATATGGCTTATCTGTTGATAATGTTATTGACGCTCAAATTGTTGATGTGAAAGGAAATCTTCTAAACAGAAAAACAATGGGGGAAGATCTTTTCTGGGCTATTAGAGGAGGTGGAGGGGCCAGTTTTGGTGTCATAGTGTCGTTTACGATTAAAATTGTTCCCGTGCCGGAAACGGTTACCTTTTTCCGAGTTGACAGGACTTTGGAACAGAATGCCACTGACCTTGTGTTGCAGTGGCAGCAGGTGGCGCCAACCACTGATGACAGGCTTTTCATGAGGTTACTATTGTCGCCCAGTGGGAAAACTGCTACAGCCTCGGTTGTTGCTTTGTTCCTCGGAGGGGCTAATGAGCTTTTGCCGATTTTGGATAAGCAGTTTCCGCTTCTAGGGTTAAAGAAGGAGAATTGCACTGAGGGGAGGTGGATTGATTCTGTTATCTGGTTTGATGATGAAGAGGCTTTTGAAAAGGGTGCCAAACCTGAAGTCCTATTGGAGCGGAATCCCAACTGGGctctttttcttaaaagaaagtctGATTATGTTCAGAATGCTATTCCCAGAGAAGGGTTGGAGCTTTTGTGGAAGACGATTATTGAAATGGGGAAAACGGGGCTTGCTTTCAACCCTTATGGCGGGAAAATGTCTCAGATTCTTCCTGATGCAACTCCGTTTCCTCACCGTAAAGGGAACCTGTTCAAGATTCAGTACTCTGTGACCTGGTCAGATCCATCACCTGCTGCGGCTCAGAATTTCTTAAATCAGACTAGGGTTTTGTACAGTGTGATGACCCCATATGTGTCGAAGAATCCCAGAAGTGCCTTTTTAAATTACAGGGATATTGATATTGGCACTAACAGCTTTGGTAAGAATAGCTTTGAAGAAGGGGAGGTTTATGGGGCCAAATACTTCAATGCCAATTTTCAGAGGCTGGTCAAGGTTAAGACTGCGGTTGATCCGGAAAACTTTTTCGCGTATGAGCAGAGTATTCCTGTAAGTCCCACCAAAGCATAG
- the LOC100798794 gene encoding wall-associated receptor kinase-like 8 isoform X1: MILQLIPFSIIVLIIFPLASETYQIIAKPGCNSTCGEVSIPYPFGMKDPECYADGWFEIECKDTSQGQKPYLKSLNLQVTSISDFLGLVTIMNPIYRWNCPSKRAMPAIKDLRGSPFVYSQESNKFVAVGCNNLAFLKSGGDTVGGCVSICDNNEEFKNMDFISSDGCHGRYCCETSLPNYLSEYNATLQDFNNQNSSVESHQCSSAFIVNKYWSQRYYMPHLNNMDYVDAVLEWEILNNTLSDSVLQFLSDHARCHGSNVTSSFTRVSGYTCRCIQGYQGNPYVRGGCTALPDYNKNLTKKWAIVGVWSSLGSIILLLCRWLLYKVVRKRMIKKRKQKFFKKNGGLLLQQRMSSNEVNVDRAILFSLKDLEKATDRFNMNRILGKGGQGTVYKGMLVDGKIVAVKKFKVEGNVEEFINEFVILSQINNRNVVKLLGCCLETEIPLLVYEFIPNGNLFQYLHDQNEDLPMTWDLRLRIATEIAGALFYLHSVASQPIYHRDIKSTNILLDEKYRAKIADFGASRIISIEDTHLTTVVQGTFGYLDPEYFHTSQFTEKSDVYSFGVVLAELLTGQKPISSVRTAESKNLASYFVQCMEEDNLFDIIDKRVVKEAEKGKITAVANLVNRCLELNGKKRPTMKEVTFELERIQRLDKKSNAEQNREEIELARIEDYQPWVGYSISNSLATLGSESISSDSEVIPIVTL; this comes from the exons ATGATTCTGCAACTTATACCATTTTCTATAATCGTTTTGATAATATTCCCTCTGGCATCGGAAACATATCAGATTATAGCAAAACCTGGTTGTAATTCAACATGTGGAGAAGTTTCCATCCCTTACCCTTTTGGGATGAAAGATCCCGAATGCTACGCCGACGGGTGGTTTGAAATAGAATGCAAAGACACTTCTCAAGGTCAAAAACCCTACCTGAAGTCTTTAAATCTCCAAGTGACATCCATCAGTGATTTCCTAGGCTTGGTTACAATCATGAATCCAATTTACCGTTGGAACTGCCCAAGCAAAAGAGCAATGCCAGCAATAAAAGACCTGAGAGGAAGCCCTTTCGTGTATTCCCAGGAGTCGAACAAATTCGTTGCCGTTGGTTGCAACAACCTTGCCTTTTTGAAGTCCGGTGGGGATACTGTCGGTGGTTGTGTGTCCATTTGCGATAACAATGAAGAATTCAAAAACATGGACTTCATTAGCAGTGATGGTTGCCATGGCAGGTACTGCTGCGAGACTTCACTGCCAAACTATCTTTCAGAATATAACGCAACACTGCAAGATTTTAACAACCAGAACAGTAGTGTTGAGAGTCATCAGTGTAGTTCTGCATTTATTGTAAACAAGTACTGGTCCCAGCGATACTATATGCCTCATTTAAACAACATGGACTATGTTGATGCGGTGCTTGAGTGGGAGATTTTGAACAACACACTTTCCGATTCTGTCCTTCAATTTCTTTCAGATCATGCAAGGTGTCATGGATCTAATGTCACATCTTCGTTTACCAGAGTCTCAGGTTATACATGTAGATGCATCCAAGGTTACCAGGGCAATCCCTACGTTCGTGGAGGCTGCACCG CCTTGCCTGATTACAATAAAAATCTAACGAAGAAGTGGGCTATAGTAG GTGTTTGGTCAAGCCTGGGATCTATCATTTTGCTTCTTTGTCGATGGTTGTTGTATAAAGTGGTAAGGAAGAGAATGATAAAGAAACGCAAACAAAAGTTCTTCAAAAAGAATGGTGGTTTGTTGTTACAGCAAAGAATGTCATCTAATGAAGTTAATGTAGACAGAGCTATTCTGTTCAGCTTAAAGGATTTAGAGAAAGCCACTGACCGCTTTAACATGAACAGAATTCTTGGGAAGGGAGGCCAAGGTACTGTTTACAAAGGCATGCTAGTAGATGGTAAAATTGTTGCAGTGAAAAAGTTTAaggtggaaggaaatgttgaAGAATTCATCAACGAGTTTGTCATTCTTTCACAAATTAACAATAGAAATGTGGTCAAGCTGTTAGGATGTTGTTTGGAGACAGAAATTCCTTTGCTGGTTTATGAATTCATTCCTAATGGTAACCTTTTTCAATATTTACATGATCAAAACGAGGACTTACCAATGACATGGGATTTGCGTTTGAGAATTGCAACAGAAATTGCAGGAGCACTGTTTTACTTGCACTCAGTTGCATCTCAACCCATTTATCACAGAGACATCAAATCCACAAATATACTATTGGATGAAAAGTATAGAGCAAAAATTGCAGATTTTGGAGCATCCAGAATAATTTCCATTGAAGATACTCATCTCACCACAGTCGTTCAAGGTACTTTTGGATACTTGGATCCTGAATATTTTCACACTAGTCAATTTACAGAAAAAAGTGATGTCTACAGTTTTGGAGTAGTTCTTGCTGAACTTTTAACAGGTCAAAAACCAATATCCTCAGTGAGAACCGCGGAATCCAAGAATTTAGCCTCATATTTTGTTCAGTGTATGGAGGAGGATAATCTTTTTGACATTATCGACAAAAGAGTTGTGAAGGAAGCAGAGAAGGGAAAAATCACTGCAGTTGCTAATCTTGTAAATAGATGTTTAGAGTTGAATGGGAAAAAACGTCCAACTATGAAAGAAGTTACATTTGAATTAGAAAGGATCCAGAGATTGGATAAGAAATCTAATGCAGAGCAAAACCGTGAAGAAATTGAGCTTGCTAGAATTGAAGATTATCAACCTTGGGTTGGATATTCTATATCAAATTCGTTGGCAACTCTTGGCAGTGAATCAATCTCATCAGACTCGGAGGTCATACCTATTGttacattataa
- the LOC100798794 gene encoding wall-associated receptor kinase-like 8 isoform X2, translated as MILQLIPFSIIVLIIFPLASETYQIIAKPGCNSTCGEVSIPYPFGMKDPECYADGWFEIECKDTSQGQKPYLKSLNLQVTSISDFLGLVTIMNPIYRWNCPSKRAMPAIKDLRGSPFVYSQESNKFVAVGCNNLAFLKSGGDTVGGCVSICDNNEEFKNMDFISSDGCHGRYCCETSLPNYLSEYNATLQDFNNQNSSVESHQCSSAFIVNKYWSQRYYMPHLNNMDYVDAVLEWEILNNTLSDSVLQFLSDHARCHGSNVTSSFTRVSGYTCRCIQGYQGNPYVRGGCTGVWSSLGSIILLLCRWLLYKVVRKRMIKKRKQKFFKKNGGLLLQQRMSSNEVNVDRAILFSLKDLEKATDRFNMNRILGKGGQGTVYKGMLVDGKIVAVKKFKVEGNVEEFINEFVILSQINNRNVVKLLGCCLETEIPLLVYEFIPNGNLFQYLHDQNEDLPMTWDLRLRIATEIAGALFYLHSVASQPIYHRDIKSTNILLDEKYRAKIADFGASRIISIEDTHLTTVVQGTFGYLDPEYFHTSQFTEKSDVYSFGVVLAELLTGQKPISSVRTAESKNLASYFVQCMEEDNLFDIIDKRVVKEAEKGKITAVANLVNRCLELNGKKRPTMKEVTFELERIQRLDKKSNAEQNREEIELARIEDYQPWVGYSISNSLATLGSESISSDSEVIPIVTL; from the exons ATGATTCTGCAACTTATACCATTTTCTATAATCGTTTTGATAATATTCCCTCTGGCATCGGAAACATATCAGATTATAGCAAAACCTGGTTGTAATTCAACATGTGGAGAAGTTTCCATCCCTTACCCTTTTGGGATGAAAGATCCCGAATGCTACGCCGACGGGTGGTTTGAAATAGAATGCAAAGACACTTCTCAAGGTCAAAAACCCTACCTGAAGTCTTTAAATCTCCAAGTGACATCCATCAGTGATTTCCTAGGCTTGGTTACAATCATGAATCCAATTTACCGTTGGAACTGCCCAAGCAAAAGAGCAATGCCAGCAATAAAAGACCTGAGAGGAAGCCCTTTCGTGTATTCCCAGGAGTCGAACAAATTCGTTGCCGTTGGTTGCAACAACCTTGCCTTTTTGAAGTCCGGTGGGGATACTGTCGGTGGTTGTGTGTCCATTTGCGATAACAATGAAGAATTCAAAAACATGGACTTCATTAGCAGTGATGGTTGCCATGGCAGGTACTGCTGCGAGACTTCACTGCCAAACTATCTTTCAGAATATAACGCAACACTGCAAGATTTTAACAACCAGAACAGTAGTGTTGAGAGTCATCAGTGTAGTTCTGCATTTATTGTAAACAAGTACTGGTCCCAGCGATACTATATGCCTCATTTAAACAACATGGACTATGTTGATGCGGTGCTTGAGTGGGAGATTTTGAACAACACACTTTCCGATTCTGTCCTTCAATTTCTTTCAGATCATGCAAGGTGTCATGGATCTAATGTCACATCTTCGTTTACCAGAGTCTCAGGTTATACATGTAGATGCATCCAAGGTTACCAGGGCAATCCCTACGTTCGTGGAGGCTGCACCG GTGTTTGGTCAAGCCTGGGATCTATCATTTTGCTTCTTTGTCGATGGTTGTTGTATAAAGTGGTAAGGAAGAGAATGATAAAGAAACGCAAACAAAAGTTCTTCAAAAAGAATGGTGGTTTGTTGTTACAGCAAAGAATGTCATCTAATGAAGTTAATGTAGACAGAGCTATTCTGTTCAGCTTAAAGGATTTAGAGAAAGCCACTGACCGCTTTAACATGAACAGAATTCTTGGGAAGGGAGGCCAAGGTACTGTTTACAAAGGCATGCTAGTAGATGGTAAAATTGTTGCAGTGAAAAAGTTTAaggtggaaggaaatgttgaAGAATTCATCAACGAGTTTGTCATTCTTTCACAAATTAACAATAGAAATGTGGTCAAGCTGTTAGGATGTTGTTTGGAGACAGAAATTCCTTTGCTGGTTTATGAATTCATTCCTAATGGTAACCTTTTTCAATATTTACATGATCAAAACGAGGACTTACCAATGACATGGGATTTGCGTTTGAGAATTGCAACAGAAATTGCAGGAGCACTGTTTTACTTGCACTCAGTTGCATCTCAACCCATTTATCACAGAGACATCAAATCCACAAATATACTATTGGATGAAAAGTATAGAGCAAAAATTGCAGATTTTGGAGCATCCAGAATAATTTCCATTGAAGATACTCATCTCACCACAGTCGTTCAAGGTACTTTTGGATACTTGGATCCTGAATATTTTCACACTAGTCAATTTACAGAAAAAAGTGATGTCTACAGTTTTGGAGTAGTTCTTGCTGAACTTTTAACAGGTCAAAAACCAATATCCTCAGTGAGAACCGCGGAATCCAAGAATTTAGCCTCATATTTTGTTCAGTGTATGGAGGAGGATAATCTTTTTGACATTATCGACAAAAGAGTTGTGAAGGAAGCAGAGAAGGGAAAAATCACTGCAGTTGCTAATCTTGTAAATAGATGTTTAGAGTTGAATGGGAAAAAACGTCCAACTATGAAAGAAGTTACATTTGAATTAGAAAGGATCCAGAGATTGGATAAGAAATCTAATGCAGAGCAAAACCGTGAAGAAATTGAGCTTGCTAGAATTGAAGATTATCAACCTTGGGTTGGATATTCTATATCAAATTCGTTGGCAACTCTTGGCAGTGAATCAATCTCATCAGACTCGGAGGTCATACCTATTGttacattataa